One window from the genome of Treponema sp. OMZ 838 encodes:
- a CDS encoding adenylate/guanylate cyclase domain-containing protein, which yields MKKILLGALPFLCMFFIITFIHKAKPIQHMREHAITAQHGLLTLPAHGDRDIFSIKGQWHFTPNQFYYFRDNTRPLYAPLPGRLSETSLKTEFGYASYGLRIVGLNPNKVYVLQLNHILSSCTIVINGIDRAGQGQPGVSAQTEIPGKTISMASFKPLKNGTADIVVNISNFHNRYGGTDQSIILGSADILNESFVFNLLFYNITATVLLLFSMFFIMLYLNYKKMPYILWFAFAAITISIRISVFYPHILAYIWLTMPWKFYFILRYSSMPLAALFFTIFINKIFNIQYVWIYRSIIAICLSSTAFIAIAPTLLVSRYLYMQQTLIFIAAIYDAIIIIRALFKRKKSAVWIAMVLGILAGFALYDTLVSQWVISGKLLLQEGAIISIIIAVIMSIDNYATSIHQIEQLVEEQKRIQNALRRFFPNQLLMFLQKNNITEINTGDSSELSMTVLSIDIRSFTSMSEQLEPDEVFILLNKYFALVAPIIRKYGGVIMKFLGDGFTALFSKNPDAAVACGIEIQKKLQEENIRLGNLPAIRAGIGIDTGKILLGVIGNDSRLDSVVISNTCYTAEELQAATKVYSNTIIISESIFKSLQYPENFHIRCIQESPVIDTAEQTVIYEVYDCDAPDTQDKKQKTASYIEKALKKIKEKNYATAQTYIAKSLEIFPEDPLALHYQKVIRETIYNL from the coding sequence ATGAAAAAGATACTCTTAGGGGCTTTACCCTTTCTTTGTATGTTTTTTATTATAACATTTATTCATAAAGCAAAACCGATACAACACATGAGGGAACATGCAATAACGGCTCAACATGGTCTATTGACATTGCCTGCACATGGCGACCGGGATATATTCAGCATTAAAGGGCAATGGCATTTTACCCCTAATCAGTTCTATTATTTTAGAGATAATACGCGGCCGTTATATGCGCCATTGCCGGGTAGACTCAGTGAAACTTCGCTGAAAACCGAATTCGGCTATGCCTCATACGGATTACGTATTGTCGGACTTAATCCTAATAAAGTATATGTACTTCAATTAAATCATATTCTCTCAAGCTGTACTATTGTTATTAATGGTATTGATAGGGCAGGGCAGGGGCAGCCCGGCGTATCCGCACAAACGGAAATCCCCGGAAAAACAATCAGTATGGCATCTTTTAAGCCGCTAAAAAACGGTACGGCTGATATTGTTGTGAATATATCTAATTTTCATAATCGGTATGGAGGAACAGATCAATCGATTATTCTCGGTTCTGCTGATATTTTAAACGAGTCTTTTGTATTCAATCTTTTATTCTATAATATCACAGCTACAGTATTGCTGCTATTCAGTATGTTTTTTATCATGCTGTACTTAAATTATAAGAAAATGCCCTATATATTATGGTTCGCGTTTGCCGCCATAACAATTAGTATTCGAATTAGTGTATTCTATCCGCATATTCTTGCTTATATTTGGCTGACAATGCCATGGAAGTTTTATTTTATTTTGCGCTATTCCTCTATGCCGTTAGCTGCATTGTTTTTTACGATATTTATTAATAAGATTTTTAATATTCAGTATGTATGGATTTATCGGAGTATTATTGCAATTTGTCTGTCATCAACCGCTTTTATTGCTATCGCACCGACGCTTCTTGTTTCCCGGTATTTATATATGCAGCAAACACTTATATTCATTGCTGCCATTTATGATGCAATAATTATTATCCGTGCATTATTTAAAAGAAAGAAGTCTGCGGTATGGATTGCCATGGTATTAGGTATTCTGGCAGGTTTTGCACTGTATGATACACTGGTCAGCCAATGGGTTATTTCAGGTAAATTACTCTTACAAGAAGGTGCTATAATTTCGATTATCATTGCCGTTATTATGAGTATTGACAACTATGCCACATCAATACATCAAATCGAGCAGCTTGTAGAAGAGCAAAAGAGAATTCAAAATGCATTGCGCCGATTTTTCCCCAATCAATTACTGATGTTTCTGCAAAAAAATAATATTACAGAGATAAATACCGGCGACTCGTCAGAATTGTCTATGACTGTACTTTCAATTGATATTCGATCTTTTACCAGTATGTCGGAACAACTCGAACCTGACGAAGTATTTATATTGCTTAATAAATATTTTGCCTTAGTTGCCCCTATTATTCGAAAATATGGCGGTGTTATTATGAAATTTCTTGGTGACGGTTTTACTGCGTTATTTTCCAAGAATCCTGATGCCGCAGTCGCATGCGGTATTGAAATTCAGAAAAAACTGCAAGAAGAAAATATACGATTAGGAAATCTCCCTGCTATTAGAGCGGGAATAGGGATTGATACCGGAAAGATTCTTTTAGGCGTTATCGGAAATGACAGCCGCTTAGATAGTGTCGTTATTTCAAATACTTGCTATACGGCGGAAGAGTTGCAGGCTGCAACAAAAGTTTATTCCAACACCATTATTATTTCTGAGTCGATTTTTAAATCGCTTCAATATCCCGAAAATTTTCATATACGGTGTATTCAAGAATCGCCGGTTATTGATACGGCAGAACAAACGGTTATTTATGAAGTATATGATTGTGATGCGCCCGATACTCAGGATAAAAAACAAAAAACAGCGTCATATATTGAAAAAGCATTAAAGAAAATCAAAGAAAAAAACTATGCTACGGCTCAAACTTATATTGCAAAATCATTGGAAATATTTCCGGAGGATCCGCTGGCATTACATTATCAAAAAGTAATACGGGAAACAATATATAACCTTTGA
- the ispH gene encoding 4-hydroxy-3-methylbut-2-enyl diphosphate reductase: MKFDISHHPQERHRQVKRAKVLGYCMGVRRAVEAVYRALTKYPDKTVYTYGPLIHNPVTMQLLEANGVRIVNPDEELKSQITPDSPIIIRAHGIAPQKRQELIDCGAIIIDATCPRVIASQFKAAQYSQKGYTVILAGDKNHGELIGIKGYVLSVPNGKCITVQTAAEAENVLYDGAPTVLIAQTTIKRKEYRAIAEILCNKIPDLTVLETICPATDERQEALLELVKEVEAILVIGGGNSANTRRLLQTALDNGKPAWLAESADGIPQEIYRYGTIGLAAGASTPDSSIDTIEKRLLDKPL; encoded by the coding sequence ATGAAATTCGATATATCGCATCATCCACAAGAACGGCATCGGCAGGTAAAGCGTGCAAAAGTACTTGGTTACTGTATGGGCGTACGGAGGGCGGTTGAAGCGGTATATCGAGCTCTTACCAAGTATCCTGATAAAACGGTGTATACATACGGTCCGCTTATCCACAATCCGGTAACAATGCAGCTCTTGGAAGCGAATGGGGTACGTATTGTAAACCCCGACGAAGAGCTTAAATCTCAGATTACACCTGATTCGCCGATTATTATCAGAGCACACGGTATTGCTCCGCAAAAACGGCAAGAACTGATAGACTGTGGCGCAATCATTATCGATGCAACCTGTCCGCGTGTTATCGCAAGCCAATTCAAGGCTGCACAGTATTCGCAAAAAGGTTATACGGTTATTCTTGCCGGAGATAAAAACCACGGAGAACTGATTGGGATTAAGGGATACGTCTTGTCGGTTCCAAATGGTAAGTGTATTACCGTGCAGACAGCTGCAGAAGCGGAAAACGTGCTGTATGATGGAGCTCCCACTGTTCTTATTGCCCAGACCACCATTAAGCGGAAAGAATATCGTGCAATTGCCGAAATCCTCTGTAATAAAATTCCCGACCTTACTGTTTTAGAAACTATTTGTCCGGCGACCGACGAACGGCAGGAGGCACTCCTCGAACTCGTGAAAGAGGTTGAGGCGATACTTGTCATCGGCGGAGGTAATTCCGCCAATACACGCCGCCTGTTACAAACCGCCCTTGACAACGGCAAACCGGCATGGCTCGCCGAATCCGCCGACGGCATTCCACAGGAAATTTACCGATATGGAACAATCGGTCTTGCGGCAGGGGCCTCAACCCCTGACAGCAGTATTGACACAATCGAAAAACGGTTACTAGACAAACCGCTATGA
- a CDS encoding cysteine desulfurase family protein: protein MIYLDWAASAIPYTDEIEAAYREATAVFANPSAQHRFGKEAREMLEKARSRCAAVLGVPAETLYFTSGASESNSLVLLSLLTRPVTGSLVISNIEHPSVREQAAVLEHCGWTVLTAPSGKNGCVTPDAVLHTLREDTMLVAIMGVNNEVGAIQPVKSIAQALKTHTAGKRPIHFHVDMVQSIGKLPVAELGLADVHSASMSAHKIGGPRGIGLLYLKQPVSSGIRGGSQERNIRPGTENLAGACALARCLEKTYTDFQQKFERAGELSRFLLEALSQIPECSIIPAARVPAPSVPNETNCAYAFSPWIIQVSFANVPAEIMTRCLSDREIFVSAGSACSSKKKVRPILAALSVSPEIAQNAIRISIGHSTEKSDLEQFISAVKEIIKDFN, encoded by the coding sequence ATGATTTACTTGGATTGGGCGGCATCAGCCATTCCATATACTGATGAGATTGAAGCTGCTTATCGTGAGGCAACAGCGGTATTCGCAAATCCTTCTGCTCAGCACCGATTCGGAAAAGAGGCGCGGGAGATGCTGGAAAAAGCTCGCAGCCGCTGTGCCGCTGTACTCGGAGTTCCTGCTGAAACACTTTATTTTACCTCCGGCGCATCAGAATCAAACAGTCTTGTTCTCTTGTCATTATTAACCCGTCCCGTAACCGGTAGTCTGGTAATCAGCAACATCGAACACCCGTCGGTGCGGGAGCAAGCTGCCGTATTGGAGCACTGCGGCTGGACAGTTTTAACCGCACCTTCCGGTAAGAACGGTTGCGTTACCCCTGATGCAGTGCTGCATACGCTCCGGGAAGATACCATGCTGGTTGCAATTATGGGCGTTAACAATGAGGTCGGAGCTATTCAGCCTGTTAAGAGCATTGCACAGGCGCTCAAAACACACACCGCCGGGAAAAGACCCATCCATTTTCATGTTGATATGGTGCAATCGATCGGAAAATTACCGGTAGCGGAGCTGGGACTGGCCGATGTACATTCCGCATCGATGAGCGCTCATAAGATCGGCGGACCGCGCGGTATCGGCCTCTTATACTTAAAACAGCCCGTGAGTTCCGGTATCCGCGGCGGCTCACAGGAACGTAATATTCGGCCCGGAACGGAAAACCTTGCCGGTGCTTGTGCGCTTGCTCGCTGTCTTGAAAAAACATATACGGATTTTCAGCAAAAATTTGAACGGGCAGGGGAGTTATCGCGTTTTCTCCTCGAAGCGCTGTCTCAAATTCCTGAATGTTCGATTATCCCCGCTGCAAGAGTACCGGCTCCATCAGTACCGAATGAGACTAACTGCGCCTATGCATTTTCACCGTGGATTATACAAGTGAGCTTTGCAAATGTTCCTGCAGAAATTATGACCCGATGCCTCTCCGATCGCGAAATCTTCGTATCGGCCGGTTCGGCATGTTCATCAAAGAAAAAGGTGCGCCCGATACTGGCTGCTCTTTCCGTTAGTCCCGAAATTGCACAAAATGCCATACGGATTTCCATCGGGCATAGTACGGAAAAAAGTGATTTGGAACAATTCATTTCCGCAGTGAAAGAAATTATCAAAGATTTTAATTAA
- a CDS encoding 3-dehydroquinate synthase family protein: MIPLAQSFSFSTPHGRTLVCYSDTVRLPQLPEKGRVDALYVCDEHTLPLLRQAEYFSAQVPLVVLPAGDEAKNLDTLALIAEKAAEYGLDRHACFIAFGGGVVCDITALAASLYMRGVQCILVPTTVLAMADASIGGKTAVNLSGYKNLIGTFYAASSIILCFPVLSSLPEAEYRSGLAEILKTAALYDTELYQMFLTRHDEIIRRDSTCLSLMIRRAAEAKARVVERDFTEQGERAFLNFGHTFGHALESLSHFSIPHGDAVAWGISRALAVGLRMQLTDKDYAASLIKILNCYNWCTNPVYFNRQLNSSSFADEIIARMKKDKKNRGGMIRLVLQEDILKTQVREVDTSIIREVLI; encoded by the coding sequence ATGATACCATTAGCGCAATCGTTTTCATTTTCTACACCGCATGGACGCACGCTCGTGTGCTATTCGGATACCGTCCGCCTCCCTCAACTTCCGGAAAAGGGAAGGGTAGATGCATTATATGTATGCGATGAGCATACGCTCCCGCTTTTGCGGCAAGCAGAATATTTTTCTGCTCAAGTACCGCTGGTAGTGCTGCCGGCAGGGGATGAGGCGAAAAACTTAGACACCCTGGCGCTTATTGCCGAAAAAGCTGCCGAATACGGACTTGATCGGCACGCTTGTTTTATTGCGTTCGGCGGCGGCGTAGTGTGCGACATAACCGCTCTTGCGGCTTCCCTTTATATGCGCGGTGTACAGTGTATTCTGGTACCGACAACCGTATTGGCAATGGCTGACGCAAGCATCGGGGGAAAAACGGCGGTTAATCTTTCCGGTTATAAAAATCTTATCGGTACGTTTTACGCTGCCTCATCGATTATCCTCTGTTTTCCGGTACTCAGTTCCTTGCCCGAAGCCGAATATCGATCAGGGCTTGCTGAAATACTGAAAACTGCCGCCCTCTACGATACCGAACTGTATCAAATGTTCCTAACCCGGCATGATGAGATTATCCGCAGAGATAGCACTTGCCTTTCACTGATGATTCGCCGCGCTGCAGAGGCTAAGGCACGTGTTGTTGAACGGGACTTTACCGAACAGGGAGAACGCGCTTTCTTGAATTTTGGGCATACTTTTGGCCATGCACTCGAAAGTTTATCTCATTTTTCCATACCGCACGGAGATGCTGTCGCTTGGGGCATATCCCGTGCCTTAGCTGTAGGTCTTCGTATGCAGCTCACTGATAAAGACTACGCTGCTTCTCTTATAAAGATTCTTAACTGTTATAATTGGTGTACAAATCCTGTCTACTTTAATAGACAGCTTAATAGTAGTTCTTTTGCAGATGAGATTATTGCACGTATGAAAAAAGATAAAAAGAACCGCGGCGGGATGATTCGGCTTGTTCTTCAAGAAGACATACTGAAAACACAGGTACGGGAAGTCGATACGTCTATAATACGGGAGGTACTGATATGA
- a CDS encoding alpha-amylase/4-alpha-glucanotransferase domain-containing protein produces MNTSKKNVHLCFCVQLSISYLQQIDKNDNASLYRAFFSGIQAEEKLPLTIFAAGSFLEWQKGKRQAYSMLLNNMLSRKQIELLGGGYHQPYLSLLPASDVIGQIEMMTAAIRTHFGKRPRGLFVTASAWTPSLITPLIRCGMEYCLLDYRLFPTDIKRNNQNIGFSPAIVEDKGKTITVFPCIPDDPDFATRTPQEFYEKVAAAAPSSGESMYLLFLPIKTYIKCLEKNKDGSNWFSSFVELCNQPESVIRLTHTAELMKRRQPHPPMYIAPNTVLCDAPTGHATKHAVTIQRDAFKIYSKMMYVNMLANGMKGDKARKKYALQELWKAQNAELFALEACIPEYHNELRRIAYRKLLVAEKQTRLPGIFTEGLTRYDIDMDGFKEFLSQRSSLNMYVHHHGGKIFECDVFSAYKNYSDMPLEHSGMFIDYLLSEAALQHLKDGHPEALTTVFSDNTYQEIEINTIRSELKLSTAGLFDSSIEQPVSLRKQYTFFPEGTQVQYILKNDSPFNLSSYFVVEIDIALEETDSVMPSLSLYDCEENQKKECSITTDVFNKVSWILLEDPEGKIQFTMEANEVPGLIVVPVYGMCKKETETIEQRIHGVRMFFYWKADLNSNYETEKMLFLKIKNRKASRTAVSATTVRAD; encoded by the coding sequence GTGAATACCTCAAAAAAAAATGTGCATTTATGCTTTTGTGTACAGCTTTCTATCTCCTATTTACAGCAAATTGATAAAAACGATAATGCTTCGCTGTATAGGGCTTTTTTTTCCGGTATTCAAGCGGAGGAAAAGCTGCCGTTAACTATTTTTGCGGCGGGCAGCTTTTTAGAATGGCAAAAAGGGAAGCGCCAAGCTTATTCCATGCTGTTAAACAATATGCTTTCCCGCAAACAGATTGAGCTTCTGGGGGGAGGTTATCATCAGCCTTATCTATCACTGTTGCCTGCCTCCGATGTTATCGGTCAAATAGAGATGATGACCGCCGCTATCCGTACCCACTTCGGAAAGCGGCCGCGAGGGCTTTTTGTAACCGCTTCCGCATGGACACCGTCGCTTATTACCCCGCTTATCCGATGCGGTATGGAATATTGCCTTCTCGACTACCGTTTATTCCCGACAGATATAAAGCGAAATAATCAAAATATCGGTTTCTCTCCTGCGATTGTTGAAGATAAAGGAAAAACAATTACGGTATTTCCCTGTATTCCCGATGATCCTGATTTCGCAACCCGTACACCGCAAGAATTTTATGAAAAAGTAGCGGCCGCAGCCCCTTCTTCAGGAGAATCTATGTATCTCCTGTTCTTACCGATTAAAACCTATATAAAATGCCTTGAAAAGAATAAAGACGGATCAAATTGGTTTTCTTCCTTTGTAGAGCTGTGTAATCAACCTGAATCGGTTATTCGGCTTACCCACACGGCTGAATTGATGAAACGGAGACAACCGCATCCGCCCATGTATATTGCTCCGAATACGGTTCTCTGTGATGCTCCGACAGGACATGCGACAAAACACGCCGTTACGATACAGCGCGATGCCTTTAAAATTTATTCTAAAATGATGTATGTGAATATGTTGGCAAACGGTATGAAAGGCGATAAGGCGCGTAAAAAATATGCCTTGCAAGAGCTATGGAAAGCGCAAAATGCCGAGCTTTTTGCGCTGGAAGCTTGTATTCCCGAATACCATAACGAATTACGCCGTATTGCGTATCGAAAACTGCTTGTTGCTGAAAAACAAACACGCCTTCCGGGTATATTTACCGAAGGTCTTACCCGATATGATATCGATATGGACGGTTTTAAAGAGTTTTTATCTCAACGTTCATCATTAAATATGTATGTACATCATCACGGCGGGAAGATTTTTGAATGCGACGTATTCTCCGCTTATAAAAATTATTCCGATATGCCGCTCGAACATTCCGGAATGTTTATCGACTATCTCTTATCGGAAGCTGCTTTGCAGCACCTCAAAGATGGGCATCCGGAAGCACTTACAACCGTATTTTCCGATAATACGTATCAAGAAATTGAAATCAATACTATTCGATCGGAGCTGAAACTATCTACTGCCGGTTTATTTGATTCCAGTATCGAACAGCCAGTTTCACTGCGTAAACAATATACCTTTTTCCCTGAGGGAACACAGGTTCAATACATATTAAAGAACGACAGCCCTTTTAATCTTTCTTCTTATTTTGTCGTTGAAATCGATATTGCATTGGAAGAAACCGATTCCGTTATGCCTTCCTTATCACTGTATGATTGCGAAGAAAACCAAAAGAAAGAGTGCAGCATAACTACTGATGTATTCAATAAAGTTTCATGGATATTGCTCGAAGATCCCGAAGGAAAAATACAGTTTACAATGGAAGCAAATGAAGTACCGGGACTCATCGTTGTTCCCGTTTACGGTATGTGCAAAAAAGAAACGGAAACGATTGAACAGAGAATACACGGTGTTCGGATGTTTTTTTATTGGAAAGCTGATTTAAACTCAAATTATGAAACTGAAAAAATGCTCTTTTTAAAGATAAAAAATAGAAAGGCATCGCGAACGGCAGTATCAGCAACCACCGTGCGTGCCGATTAA
- the ftsH gene encoding ATP-dependent zinc metalloprotease FtsH, whose protein sequence is MNQNDDKNKKDPNEQDPFNFFKLSSEPSNNNNNKDQKKPRLPFIAIIAGVFIILLIVNQFLMKQDANIIPFSEFKDRVASGEIVKVIMGPTYFIGQTKTQASSEQTRSKLPFLPADAGDAYQTVGIYSESFLQLLDEHNVIYLVRPKENNFLVDFLVQWILPFGFIFLLWHFVMKRFTSNLGGLGGSIFSGGQARSAAVEEGKVTTRFSDVAGVDEAKEELVEVVDFLKYPQKYTEIGGKIPRGVLLVGPPGTGKTLLARAVAGESGVPFFRISGSDFVEMFVGVGASRVRDLFKQAREKAPCIIFIDELDAIGKSRLNSIHSNDEREQTLNQLLVEMDGFDNSTGLILLAATNRPDVLDPALLRPGRFDRQVAVDRPDMKGREQILKIHAKNVKLSSGIDLSDTARITSGFSGADLANVINEAALLAVRGGRKEVIAEDLNEAVEKAIAGLQKKSRVIKEKERQIVAYHETGHAITAAFTEGADKVHKVSIIPRGIAALGYTLNIPEEDRFLSTEKELLAEVDCLLGGRAAEFVQFGVVSTGASSDLSRATDIIRSMITDYGMSDRFKNVALSKRGGGYGAGDPQLVREYSETTQQYIDEEIARIMEERYAVVVNRLQEKKTLLEYIAKRLLEKETIDKQEFEDIIKAESQLPRQPILQSPEAALSDESDVSGKAGAFAADSSDSSAPQQ, encoded by the coding sequence ATGAATCAGAATGATGATAAGAACAAAAAGGATCCGAACGAACAAGATCCCTTTAATTTTTTCAAGTTAAGCTCCGAACCGTCCAATAACAATAATAATAAGGATCAAAAGAAACCTCGATTACCTTTTATCGCGATTATTGCAGGCGTGTTTATAATTCTACTGATTGTAAACCAGTTCTTGATGAAGCAAGATGCAAATATTATTCCTTTTTCGGAGTTTAAAGACCGTGTTGCATCAGGCGAAATCGTTAAGGTGATTATGGGGCCGACATACTTTATCGGACAAACGAAAACGCAAGCGAGCAGCGAACAAACACGAAGCAAGTTGCCGTTTTTACCTGCGGATGCGGGGGATGCCTATCAAACGGTCGGAATATATTCGGAATCTTTTTTACAATTGCTGGATGAGCACAATGTCATTTATTTAGTACGTCCTAAAGAAAACAACTTTCTCGTGGACTTTTTGGTACAATGGATACTGCCGTTCGGTTTTATCTTCCTTCTTTGGCATTTTGTCATGAAACGCTTTACCTCAAATCTCGGAGGGCTGGGCGGCAGTATCTTTTCCGGCGGGCAAGCGCGATCTGCAGCCGTCGAGGAAGGAAAAGTTACCACTCGTTTCAGCGATGTCGCAGGCGTTGACGAGGCAAAAGAAGAACTGGTTGAAGTTGTAGACTTTTTAAAATATCCTCAAAAATATACCGAAATAGGCGGTAAGATTCCGCGCGGCGTTTTGTTGGTCGGCCCGCCCGGAACCGGTAAAACCCTGCTTGCACGTGCCGTTGCAGGGGAATCGGGGGTTCCGTTCTTTCGGATTAGCGGCTCAGACTTTGTAGAGATGTTTGTCGGCGTGGGCGCCTCCCGTGTACGTGATCTCTTTAAGCAAGCACGGGAAAAAGCTCCCTGTATCATTTTTATCGATGAGCTTGATGCCATCGGTAAGTCCCGTTTAAATTCCATTCATTCAAACGACGAGCGAGAACAGACGCTCAATCAGCTGCTCGTAGAAATGGATGGATTCGATAACAGCACCGGGCTCATTTTGCTTGCGGCAACAAACCGCCCCGATGTTCTTGACCCTGCGCTGCTTCGCCCCGGCCGCTTTGACCGGCAGGTAGCGGTTGACCGCCCCGATATGAAAGGACGGGAGCAAATCCTCAAGATACACGCCAAGAATGTGAAACTTTCCAGCGGAATTGATCTCAGCGATACTGCGCGAATTACCAGCGGTTTTTCCGGCGCTGATCTTGCAAACGTGATTAACGAGGCTGCTTTGCTTGCAGTACGCGGCGGCCGTAAAGAAGTTATCGCAGAAGACCTTAATGAGGCGGTAGAAAAAGCGATTGCCGGTTTACAGAAAAAGAGTAGGGTAATAAAGGAAAAAGAACGTCAAATCGTCGCGTATCATGAAACCGGACACGCAATAACAGCCGCCTTTACCGAAGGAGCGGATAAGGTGCATAAAGTTTCCATTATACCGCGCGGTATTGCAGCACTCGGTTATACCTTGAATATCCCCGAAGAAGACCGATTCTTGAGTACTGAAAAAGAGCTGCTTGCAGAAGTTGACTGTCTCCTCGGCGGACGGGCAGCTGAATTTGTGCAGTTCGGTGTTGTTTCCACCGGCGCCTCAAGCGATCTATCACGCGCTACCGATATTATCCGCAGCATGATAACCGACTACGGTATGAGTGATCGATTTAAAAACGTTGCACTTTCAAAGCGGGGCGGCGGCTACGGAGCAGGAGATCCTCAGCTGGTACGCGAATATTCCGAAACAACACAGCAGTATATCGATGAAGAAATTGCCCGCATCATGGAAGAGCGATATGCCGTTGTCGTAAACCGATTACAAGAAAAAAAGACTCTATTGGAGTATATTGCAAAGCGCTTGCTTGAGAAAGAAACAATTGATAAACAAGAGTTTGAAGATATTATCAAGGCGGAGTCTCAGTTACCGCGGCAACCCATCCTTCAATCACCGGAAGCAGCACTGTCGGATGAATCGGATGTATCCGGAAAAGCCGGTGCGTTCGCTGCCGATAGTTCGGATTCATCCGCGCCTCAGCAATAA
- a CDS encoding PP2C family protein-serine/threonine phosphatase, whose product MKMVSAATVFLAISVVCCSFFVIRAIKDRKTTQTMRVYNIVLAVFMLLSIAAAGYFRYISFPFASLALGILCFILLSVVASNDMMYRREYAALKAEIESIQEELINAQRPDETAIRAKELLPIGNTFLIKAAEAIRQQNDVSAILGFINKIMIEQLFADGGVILTIGEFEDVLSVKAYSGNYPPPYKLPDDVPHQPDRVATNFRYAEFPLNNSFFGEAARSAQSILIPYAQKDSRIVVNGEEPFLMPGSLLTLPMVYRDTVAGLISLSRSTEHAPFTESDVQIGEILTSYATAALRLIYDLHEETELNTIENETDIASRIQKILLPKKLVDTADLSFSVLFNQARGVCSDYYDIIQNQKDRLFCITADVAGKSIHACIVMVMIRSLLYLITNTAQNTQSILDILNKGITGKISIDHYASISLLAYIPVEKSIEYVNAGTQSLLLWKASTKKLVRLEQKSDPIGVDSKSVYTCKKIQVETGDIAVLFTDGVVETLNERGEPFGLKALGEILAANASLPAKAITEKINKQIKTFIGKTSPHDDQTVMIIKVK is encoded by the coding sequence ATGAAAATGGTTTCTGCCGCAACGGTATTTCTTGCAATAAGCGTAGTATGCTGCTCGTTTTTCGTAATACGGGCTATAAAGGATAGAAAAACTACGCAAACGATGCGGGTATATAATATTGTATTGGCTGTGTTTATGCTTTTGTCTATAGCGGCAGCAGGTTACTTCCGGTATATTTCTTTTCCGTTTGCTTCATTGGCGCTTGGTATCCTCTGTTTTATCCTATTGTCGGTAGTTGCTTCAAACGATATGATGTACCGGCGGGAATATGCAGCATTAAAAGCAGAAATAGAATCGATACAGGAAGAACTGATTAACGCGCAACGTCCTGATGAAACCGCGATACGGGCAAAAGAGCTGCTGCCTATCGGCAACACCTTCTTAATAAAAGCAGCCGAAGCAATACGGCAGCAAAATGATGTATCCGCAATTCTTGGTTTTATCAATAAAATCATGATTGAACAGCTCTTTGCGGATGGAGGTGTTATCCTTACCATCGGTGAATTTGAAGACGTGCTCAGTGTTAAAGCATATAGTGGAAATTATCCGCCGCCGTATAAGCTGCCTGATGATGTGCCGCACCAGCCGGATCGAGTTGCCACTAATTTCAGATATGCGGAATTTCCGCTTAATAATTCATTTTTTGGTGAGGCTGCGCGATCGGCACAATCGATCTTAATTCCGTATGCACAGAAAGATAGCAGAATTGTTGTAAACGGAGAAGAACCGTTTCTTATGCCGGGCTCATTACTTACTCTTCCGATGGTATATCGGGATACGGTAGCCGGTCTTATTTCTTTATCACGAAGCACCGAGCATGCACCGTTTACCGAATCTGATGTGCAAATCGGCGAAATATTAACCAGCTATGCAACGGCAGCACTGAGACTGATATATGATTTGCATGAAGAAACGGAATTAAACACGATTGAAAATGAAACCGATATTGCGAGCCGTATTCAAAAGATACTGCTTCCTAAGAAGCTCGTCGATACAGCGGACTTGAGTTTTTCGGTGCTTTTTAATCAGGCGCGAGGCGTTTGCAGCGACTACTATGATATTATTCAGAATCAGAAAGATAGACTGTTCTGTATTACCGCCGACGTTGCCGGTAAAAGTATTCATGCTTGTATCGTTATGGTAATGATTCGCTCGTTGCTTTATCTTATCACCAATACGGCACAAAATACTCAGAGTATTCTCGATATTTTAAATAAGGGTATTACCGGAAAAATATCGATTGACCACTATGCAAGCATATCGTTATTGGCGTATATTCCTGTAGAGAAAAGCATTGAGTATGTGAATGCCGGAACGCAGTCTCTCCTCTTATGGAAAGCTTCGACAAAGAAATTAGTCCGGCTTGAACAAAAATCAGATCCTATCGGCGTAGATAGTAAGTCGGTTTATACCTGCAAAAAGATTCAGGTTGAAACAGGAGATATTGCCGTTTTGTTTACTGACGGTGTTGTTGAAACACTCAATGAACGGGGAGAACCCTTTGGATTAAAAGCTCTTGGGGAGATTTTGGCTGCCAACGCCTCATTACCGGCAAAAGCAATTACCGAGAAAATTAACAAGCAAATAAAAACATTTATCGGGAAAACATCGCCTCATGATGATCAAACGGTGATGATTATTAAAGTGAAATAG